Part of the Salmo salar chromosome ssa10, Ssal_v3.1, whole genome shotgun sequence genome is shown below.
TGGTACTGACGTCTGTACAGTGCATCCCTGACCTCTAATAACGTGGGTCCTTGTATTCACAATGTTTCATTGAGGGTCTATAGGAAGTCttccaattgtgtgtgtgtgtgtgtgtaagggcggGGTGTGTTTTAGTCTGAGGAACATGGACAGGGTGTTGGACCTCCATCAGGAGGACTTTGATGTGAGCGTGGAGCCAGGTGTGACACGCAAAGGCCTCAACTCCTACCTGAGAGACACGGGCCTGTGGTTTCCTGTCGGTGAGTAACGTGACCTGCGATGATGTCACTGCTCCAACGGGCCAATAGGCCTGTCACTATACACACGCCTGAGTTTAGTTAATCATTGTGAAATTAAGTGGAACGTTTTTCTATCGTCAAATAGGGCTCCATGGGTGGAAAATGTTGGGAACCCCTGATATAAGTAATCATATGAACTACTTTCATGTACAATGGTATTGCATGATCGTCATTCTCGCTGGCATTTTGTGCCTGAAGTTGTGAAGGATATTTGAAGTGTTGGGTATGAAATCACTGaggtgttctactgtctgtcggCACACACAGACCCTGGTGCAGACGCGTCTCTGTGTGGCATGGCTGCCACCAGTGCATCAGGCACCAATGCGGTGCGCTACGGCACCATGCGGGAGAACGTACTCAACCTAGAGGTGGTGCTGGCAGATGGATCCATCATCCACACAGCAGGCAGGGGGCGCCGGCCCCGGTAACACTCCCAGACATGGATATATTCATggttatatacatcattggttaCACTGCTAGGCCTGAAACAGAAAGTGACAGTTAAAACATGTTTTAGTGTTTAGCTATTAACAACCCAtgtggtgttctctctctctaatttcaCCAGTAATGAGGACATGTATGACCTTTGACCTTCTCTCGTCTCCGTTAGGAAGACGTCAGCGGGCTACAACCTGACCAACCTGTTTGTGGGTTCAGAGGGCACTCTGGGGGTGATCACGAAGACCACCCTGCGTCTCTACGGGGTGCCAGAAGCCATGGTGTCTGCTGTGTGCACCTTCCCCTCTGTCCAGGCAGCAGTGGACAGCACTGTGCAGGTCCTCCAGACTGGAGTGCCCATCGCACGCATCGGTGAGTAGACGAGGTGGCCGTTCACTAGTTTAACACAGAACTTACCTCTGCGTTCATTGTTTTCTTACTGTAAGGTGCCTGTCCATCTTAAACTGACACTGAGCAAGAGACTGCTATGCATTCTTACTTAGAGTAACCAAGGGCTTTAGACACTAATTGGAGGACCTGATGCTATTTAAAACACTGACCAAGTGTTTTACCACCATCTTCTCAGTGGAGCTGGAGCCTTGTTCTAATCCAACCACGTCTGTCCTTTCCAGAGTTCCTTGATGATGTGATGATTGACGCCTGTAACAGCTTCAACTCGCTGTCCTACCCCGTGGCCCCCACTCTCTTCCTGGAGTTCCACGGCACTGAGAAGAGTGTGGAGGAGCAGGTTACCGTcacaggtgtgtgttttgttgctaTACGGTGTTGTTGCTATACTGAATGTGATGTAATTGTACGTTAAGTTAACGTTACTTGCGATAGTTTGCTGTAAATTTGACTTGTGAGAGTGAGATTTCTTCTTATTTGTTGATGGGAAACTGTCCAGAGGAGATCACGCAGGCTAACGGTGGGTCAGACTTTAGCTGGGCACGGGATGCAGAGACCCGCGGGCGCCTGTGGAAGGCACGACACGATGCCTGGTACGCTGCCCTGGCACTCAGACCGGGCTGCAAGGTAAGTAAGGCTCTGACTCGACTCAAATAATTATTGATAAATAATGTAAATCGCTTTGGCATTATTGTTTGTAATGTTGTAACAGAAATGTGCTGACTCCATTTTGGTCCTGCAGGCCTACTCCACAGATGTGtgcgtccctctctctcgtctccctcaGATCATTGTGGAAACCAAGGAGGACCTGATGCTAAACGGACTCACAGGTAACGGCTAGCTAACAATCAACACAGACTCCCTCGTGGGGCGTCACTCAGAGGATACAGTGTTTGTGTATGTTACTGTACACGTTTGTGTGTGACCAGTAGTGTATTGAGGATTCTTTCTCTGCTGAGGTCCGATCGCGGGTCATGTTGGAGATGGAAACTTCCATTGTATAATGGTCATGGACCCCAATGACCAGGATGAGGTCATTAGAGTTCATGAGTTCACTGAGCGACTGGCCAGGTAcgtctctctttcctttctccttTATCGCCCCCTTGTTCCTGACCATTGAACTCATTCTCTCTTATCCCTGTATTTATAGTTCTGTTTCTCTCACGCTGTAGGAGAGCACTGGCCCTGGACGGGACATGTACGGGGGAGCACGGGGTGGGCCTGGGGAAACGAGCGTTGCTCCCGAGAGGAGATGGGACCCCTGGCCATCGAGGTCATGCAGGGCCTCAAAGCCACCCTAGACCCCAAGAACCTCATGAATCCTGGGAAGGTTCTGTAGCTGAAGGTACTGAAGCTATGACCTTATCAGAGCACTGAATCAATGAATGAAGTGTAATACAATACCTTTGTCTGCCAGAGGGCGTCAGGAGTCTATAGTATTTAATAGCGTAACTGACTGAGTACCAAGGGCAAATTGTGTTATTTTTGCCTGTCCACTGTTTTTCATGTTAAGTTCCTCAGAATTAACTGCTGCTAATTTAGATGTTATTACAATGGAACAGTAGCttgaaattatttatttaatatttgCAACAAACCTAATGCAacattttgtgttttgtttctgCTAAATTGTGTGCCCTGTTGATGTGTATTCAAACTGTAATTGGCCACTTCTGATTGACAATGAAGTATTTTTTAATAAAAATCCCTCATATTGCCATGGTGAAGTTGCTCTTATGTCTAAAGATTTCTTCTTACAATCTGATTTGTTCCTCTTAAGACAATCTTAGCTGATGCCTTGAAATTGGGTGAACAAAGTAACTAAATGATAAGCATTTACACACCATTCCATGAGTAGATTTGTTAAAATTAACATTTAGGCCTGAATCTAGTTAATGAAATTACATGGGAAAAACATGTTTATTTagacttttttattattatatttatcatTACTCATCCCACAGATTGCACATCAAAATCATGAGACAATTAGTCGATACCTCCAAAACAGGCATCCATTCACATCCTTGGAAAAAAAAGTAATCAAaagacattaaaactaaataaagCAAGAAATGAAGGTATGGTCCTTTAGAGCGTTGAGCAAGGCTACAGTTAGCAGGAGACGATAAGTTATATAGTTTATATCATAACTGACTAGTAGTCTGTCTCCCCTGTGTTCCTTGTTCAGTCTGAGAAGCTTGGTGGTTGTCTGCTTGCTTAATGAATGGTTTTTGTAGTGCACTCACGGGTATGAAGCAGATAACCCTGCAAAAATACTATTCTCTACATTTTAATTTAGCACAAATGGAAAAAATATTCACCCATTTGTTCAGCTTTGTTTTTTTTCCTCCCCGAATCATCATTCTGTTATTCTTTATACATTAGAGGGAATCTTCTTAAATGTGAATAAATCAGGTGTAACCCCGGAACCGGATAGCTCAGGTGTAACCCCGGAACCGGAATAGATCAGGTGTAACCCCGGAACCGGAACAGATCAGGTGTAACCCCGGAACCGGAACAGAGCAGGTGTAACCCCGGAACCGAATAGATCAGGTGTAACCCCGGAACCGGAACAGATCAGGTGTAACCCCGGAACCGAGTCAGTGTAACCGGAACAGCTCAGGTGTACCCCGGAACAGCTCAGGTGTGACCCGGAACAGCTCAGGTGTAACCCCGGAACAGCTCAGGTGTAACCCCGGAACAGCTCAGGTGTAACCCCGGAACAGCTCAGGTGTAACCCCGGAACCGCACAGGTGTAACCCCGGAACCGCTCAGGTGTAACCCCGGAACCGCTCAGGTGTAACCCCGGAACCGCTCAGGTGTAACCCCGGAATAGCTCAGGTGTAACCCCGGAATAGCTCAGGTGTAACCCCGGAACAGCTCTAAAATGTTTGGGTTGATGGGTCTTGAACACCTCCATTACAGTAAGTCACATCAGCCAACACAACCAGAGGACATGACCTATTTCAGCAGAAAGCATATGGGGCACAGACAGTCTCTTAGGCCAAGAGGcatcacacacacgaacacactcaAGGCCCTTACAAAGAAATGACTCATTCTGATCAGTGTCTCCCCATCACAGCAAAAACCTGGCGGACAAAAATAAGTACATAGTGTATGTCATGTCGATTTTCTGTAACTGTAAACATTAGCGAAATGACACATTCACACAGGGAAAATGGACATCTAAATTGTAAACGTTTcaaacacagaccaacacacagtaTTGTCTCAGACTTCTATTTGACCCTTTAGCAAATCAGGCTCTCACTACAgagatcatcatcatcaccccaaCCACACCACGGGTACGGTGACTGACATCATCCTCACCGCCCCAGCACATAGAACGTAAACCAACGAACCCCAACTGTCCCCCacaacacacaagcacacattcacacaccacCAAGCATAAACAAtgtaccccctccacacacagaaCAAGTGTAGTTTGACTGGCATCTTCACTGCCCCAATACATATAGAAGCATAAACTACACCCTGACAccgcccacacacaccccacacagacCGACCCTGCCTGCCCCGCCAATTCTGCACCTCACACACCACTACTCCACCTCAAAGCAAAGAATAAGAGAAGCCCATGTGACTCCAGCTAatgagtgagtgggtgggtgcTGTAACTCTGGTGATTGGGGGGAGCTTCTGTCGGATGATCAGACAACGTCCTGGGAGTCGACCTTTCCCTGGCACACAGGGTGCATCCAGCCcgattcttcctcctcctcctcctgtctcttctgGTGAAGGCCATGCGAGGACTGGATCCAGATGCGTGACAGGGAGCCAGGGAGCGCTAGACTCTGGAGGCAGAATGGAAGGCAGAGCAGGGGGCCAGGGCATGTGGTGGGGCAACTGGCTGGGGGGGGGAGACAAGCGGCCTGGTGAGGCAATTTGCCTGGGGGGTGGTCAGCCTGGTTGGGCCGACTGGCAGTCTCTAGGGCTGAAGGGGCAGGGAGGAGGGGCACTCTGTAATGCATGTGGAAGTGACAGTATTGGCTTGATGTTTCTTCTTTTGGTTCAGTTTGCTAGGAATTTTCTTGATAGCTCAATTGATTGGCTGTTTTGATTGTTtcatttttttggttacttcagtATCCAgatatccatggtatgaccatcaaGTGCCCTGAGAGGTTATAGCAAATAATCAAAGTGGATACAGAAAGACAGTTAAGGATGTTATTTAAATGCATAATTCACACTTACAGAATGCTATAATTTCATACCGACTGAGAATGTtagttttattcagtacatgcatgtgtgcgcatgtatgcattatacagtgcatttacactgagtataccaaacattaggaacaccttcctaatattgagttgctcaATTCGTCTTGGCATGGGCTCTACAAGgtatcaaaagcgttccacagggattctggcccatgttaactccaatgcttcccacagttgtgtcaagttgtctggatgtcctttgggtggtggaccattcttgatacacacgggaaactgccgagcatgaaaaacacagcaccgttgcagttcttgacacactcaaaccggtgcgcctgacatctactaccccgttcaaaggcacttaaataatttgtcttgcccattcaccctctttaACCtggctcctccccttcatctacactggattgaagtggatttaacaagtgacaataagggatcctagcttttacctggattcacctggtcagtctgtgtcatggaaagagcaggtgttcttaatgttttgtacactcagtgtagatgttAGTGAGTGAGGTATTTCAAGAGTATGTTCTCAtcatattactactaccacctagtTACACTGAGTGAGTGTCCAATTTGTATCATAGTATTCTTGTAAGAATCTCCTGTCCCCAGTCTCCTGTGTGGAAGAGAAGGGATGCTCTCACCTTGAAGGAGTAGTAGGACTAGCAGCacagaggtcagtcagtctgaagGATGCTCAGGGCAGGACCGATTAATCTCAAACCAGGAGTCTATACAgctgggagaggaagagaggagaaaaaacaaCCATTACATGAATGCACATATCTCTGGCCTCAGTTACGGTATATCACTGAGGCCTAAATGTATTGCCCACTGAGTATAATTCATCTAGTGGAGTCATCTCAGGCTGGGTAATCCTGTGAGCCTGCGTGCTTACTGTACAGTGCATTTTAGAacgtattcagagcccttgactttttccacattgtgttacgttgcagccttattctaaaatatatctttttttattccctcaatcttcacacaataacACATACTTACAAAgtgaaaaaaaggtttttagaatgttttgtaaatgtattaactaaaaaacaaaataccttatttacataagtattcagacccttcgctatgagaaattgagctcaggtgcattctgtttccattgatcatcattgagatgtttctacaacttgattggattccacctgtggtaaattcaattgattagacatgatttggacagtgcatgtcagagcaaaaaccaagccatgaggtcaaaggaattttcccttgagctccgagacaggattgtgtcaaggcacagatcttgggaagagtaccaaaaaatgtctgcagcattgaaggtccccaagaacacggtggcctccatcattcttaaatggaagaagtttggaaccaccaagacttttcctagagctgtgcccttggtcaaactgagcaatcgggggagaagggaggtgaccaagaacccgatggtcactgacagagctcctctgtgaagatgggagaacctcccagaaggacaaccatcgatgcaacactccaccaatcaggcctttatggtagaatggccagacggaagccattcctcagtaaaaggcacatggcatcccacttggtgtttgccaaaaggcaccaaaaggactctcacaccatgagaaacaagattctttggtctgatgaaacaaagattgaacactttggcctgactgccaagcatcacgtctcgagtaaacctggcaccatccctacggttaagcatggtggtggcagcatcatgctgtggggatgtttttcagcggcagggactgggagactagtcaggatcgagagaaagatgaacaaagcaaagtagagagagatccttgatgaaaacctgctccagagcgcgccggacctcaggctggggcgaaggttcacctttgaacaggacaacaatcctaagcacccagccaagacaacgcaggagtggcttcgggaaagtctgaatgtccttgagtggcccagcctgagcccggacttgaacccgattgaacatctctggaaagacctgaaaatagctgtgcagtgacgctccccatccaacctgacagagcttgagaggatctgcagagaagaatggaagaaactcccaaaatacaggtgtgccaagcttgtagcgtcatacccaagaagacttgaggttgtaatgctgccaaaggtgcttcaacaaagtattgagtaaagggtcagaatacttatgtaaatgtgtattatatatatatatatatatatttttttttttttttcaattagcCAAATTTTTGAAAAAacaatttttgctttgtcattatgggctattgtgtgtaaattgtttttccccctcatcaatttaatcaattttagaataaggctgtaacataacaaaatgtggaaaaagtcaagtagtctgattgaatactttctgaatgcactgtacagtccGGACCAGGAGTTGAGTCAGAGGGTtcgtcaaatggcaccctattccctatggtgcATGTCCTTTGACCTGAGCCGTATGTGCcctagtcagaagtagtgcactatctaggggaTAGGATGTCATTTGAGACGCAGCCTGAGAGCTGAGTCGTACCTCACCTTTTGTGATAGATGCAGAGACAAGGCAGTCTGGCGATGGTGTCTCCTTGCTGCagctcctccagacagatcaCACATTCCCCGGCATCCCTTGCTAGCACGTCATCTGTGACacgcaagcagacacacacacacaggaaatcaggcacacacacaaacacatgcacgcacaaaaGCAAGCAAGACAACGGGGAGTTTCAATGACACATCACATTGTACCAAATATGAAAAACTAAGGCAGTGTGTCACTGCCACAAGAACAAAACTAAAATCAGTAAAACACTGGAGAATATTCCACTAAAGCAACAATAGAACAGGTacaccagaatagaacagagcaaaAGAAACGCAGCTGTGCACTCTGCCATTCAGGTGGAAGAGCATCCAGTCAGTGcgtcagaggagagggaggactaGGCCTTGTCTGGTTGCTGCTGTGTAAAACAAACAGCAGGGGGCAGCATTGAGCAAAGTCTGGTCTGGACCAACACAACCAGAGAAGAAGAGGCGAAGCAAGAGGGTCCACTGCTGTCAAAATCTGTCCACGTGGGAATACAGCGACAAGCAGACCGATAAGCAGACCGCCTGCCTACCCGCCTTTTGGGACAACGACTACTATTTTTAGGGCAGAGACACAACCATCTCACACAGCATCTCTAACAACTCACTGATGCAGGGTTTTACCGGCTTACACCGGGCCAACACATTGTTTGGCTTCTAGACCCAACATGGCTCACAGTTACTGTCTCTGTGCACAGGAAGACGGTACACGAACCAGaagactgcgtgtgtgtgtgtgtgagctgttaCTGGAAACATCCAGCCATTTGTTCAGCAAGGTAATGATCAGCAGGATAGAACACGGTAGCTCATACCCCAACAGTGAGTCACTGAAACACATTTTGCAACAGCTATTGTTCTTAGAATAAGAGATTGTGGATTCCAGTAAAACCTAGTTTTAATTTGACAGGAAATGCTGCACTGCACAGTGCCAGAACAGAGTAGGACACCAGACCACATCCTGTTACAGCAACTCAATACTTTCCCTGgaaacaccagtgtgtgtgtacgcgcgcATCGTTCTTGTCATGACTGTTTTGTTTGTGTGAGAGTGGGGTTTTAGAACAAAGGGTAGACTTAAACAGTAAGGCCCAAGGGGctgtggtgtatggccaatatatcatggctaagggctgttcttatgcacgacgtgAAGCGGAGTGCATTTTTGcttttataaactggttaccaacatacacagagtatactaaacattaggaacaccttcctaatattgtgtaACGAAAGCTTTCCaccgggatgctggcccatattgactccaatgtttcccacagttgtgtcaagttggctggatgtcctttgggtggtggaccattcttgatacacacgggaaactgttgagcgtgaaaaacagcAGCATTACTGTtcttgacacctactaccataccccgttcaaaggcacttatttttgtcttgcccattcaccccctgaatggcacacaaacacaatccatgtctcaattatttcaagacttaaaaatccttctttaacctctctccttcccttcatctacactgattgaagtgtaattaacaagtgacatcaataaaggatcatcgCTTTTACCTGGTTGGCCTATGCCATTGAAAGAACAGTAAACAAGTATGTttgtgtcatacccgtggtatattgtctgatatacacattctgttttagccaatcagcatcaCAGACCcaaactacccagtttataaaaCGGGATGGTGAGGTGGACGTGATTATTGAACCTCTGGTAGTCCATTCAAAGCATTTAAGGAAGTAAAGGTTAGATTTTTAAATTACCCTTAATGAAATGTTTGGTTAGGTTTGAGCACTGGGTGAAAACAGTATTGGAACAAAGGAAagcgggaggaggagggatgagagaggggatgTGGGGAAGCTAAGGTGAAGGGAGGAGAAGACTGCGTGAGatggagtgagacagacagaagacatatGCTCTGAATGTAAATCAGCTTAGCTGGCTGCCCAGTCCCGTCAaccctctgcctccccctctctccccaccccctctcctccaacaTCCTCAATCTCCAAAACTGGTCCTCAGTAAATTTATACACAGCTGTTCCCTTTCCACACCCTTGCAGATAGAACAATAagcacccctcccccctccctccccccctcaccTCCTGCTCCTTAGCTTGTTATCCTCTTAGGAGCTATGGCATCAGCGGCTCGCTTTGCAttatgccagccagccagccagccagagggagggagggaggggagtgtgTTTTTGTGCATGCGATGTTGTGTACATGGGGAGATTTAGGTCTTCACACTGCAATgtgcagtatactgtatatgtctATATATTTGTGTCTGTGGGTATGCATTATTATTTGTGTGAAGTTAGTTAGGTCTTATGTTTTATgcgtatgtatgcatgtgtgtgtgttttctaggaATCTAGGGGTgtttgtgagtgagtgactgaatgTGACACTGTTTTAGTAGAAATGTAAGTTGGAGATTGAAGGATAGGTGTAGCCAGTCTACGTGAGCTGACCACTGTCTTTTTTGGGCTACGACATTGCATGATGATATTTTAATACCTGTGGTTAAATATAGCccttgcagagagagaggagatttggagagagaggagagagaaagagtttggCTTTTACAGCACAGGTGATGGCTGCCTGCTAGTCTggaggacacacagagacagacagggaagcAAGCCATGCTTGAGAAAGCCATAAAAGAAAAGTACTTTAATCCTATTTGATGTGTTTGGGAAGAATGCCAAATCTCTGTTGGCAATATACTGTATGCAAATGACACGGAGTGGGAAAATAGTTTATTTGAAATATAAATGAATAATTCAATAACGTCAAGATATTACACTGTCTCTTACAGTTGATGGTGTACGGCGCTGTTTTTGACCAATATTAATGCacttatatatttctgtattagCTGGGTGTCACCACCCCTATGTTAATCTCCTAGCAGGATCAATACTGGCTGGGATAGACAGGAGTTCCCAGGTATAAGCACAATGAAAGACCACTGGGTCAACCACACAAATAAATGTGTGGCATTTCTAACCAGTAACCAATATCACAATGTCAATCTTCTGGCCAGATACCCACACCTCACCCaacccatacaaacacacactgtatggATCCtctatgtcattattatagacacacacaactctagctgcagggtgtgtgtgtgtgtgtggaggtacaTTGGCCATGCAGAGAGATCTGCTGATGTGTGACAGGCAGCGGGCCCAGCTGATTGACAATGGACCACAGAGCATTCTGGGAAATAAGATAAGCCGCAGTCCTGTCCCCATGTGTCACTAACTCAGGAGattgcagagcgagagagagagggtgtgtgtgtgggggggggggagaaggacagacagaaagacatggAGAGAAAGCAAATGtgtcagattttatttttttttgccagGGCAGttgaaaaacaacccaaaaaaggAGAGATTTCTCCTCTTACTCTTTATCGGCTATCTCTGTATCACTCTCCATGCTCTTCCATCCTTCTCAGTCACTCTGTACtattccatctatccatccatccatccatcccagtTAGTTTCACTCTACTTTTGCTGCTCACTATCAAGCCAGGCAACCTGGGCTACTATTGCCGGATACAAAGCACGCTAAGCGGTTAGCACTCGTGGCTAGGACCGCACTTCAACTTGTTTCGGTTTTAGGACCACCTATTTCCAGAGTTTTCTAATTTCACGGAGTGAATAGCGGGCTCGTcctactatcattactatcatgcCTCCGAAAAAAGACGAGGACCCACATCTCTGCTGGACAGGTACGTGAAGTCTTGGAGAAGCAGAAAGTTTTCTATAAGGAAATGATacttcagcaggaaaataactttAAAAGCTTCATACAAATGATCATGGAGTCTACCAACAAATGGCTGGACGACCTGACTAAAGATATACAAGACATTAAAACAAGCCTTCAGTTCACACAGAAGGACGTGGACGTTTGTCTACGCGGAAAGAAATCACCACAGTAAGGGAGGGTCCCCAGAACATGTCTGGGAAGCCTGATTACCTGGATGGACAATCCAGGCGAAATCATCTCGTAATAGATGGTATTCAGGAGAGCCAAAGTGAGACATGGGCTGAATCTGAGGACAAAATTCTAAAGCTGTTTTCTGAGGAGCTACAGCTGGATCAACAGGTAGAGCTGGAATGTGCTCACCGGTCTGGGAAACCAGGGGTCACTGGTGGTGCCAATGGAGTGAAATTCCTCAAGTTCAATGATAAGCTTCCAgtccttgaaaaagccaaatgccTTAAAGGGTCCATCTTCATCAATGAGGATTTCTCTGATGCAGTCGGTCAAAGAAGAAAGGAACTAATACCAGCCATGAAGGCTGCAAGAGAACGAGGTGACATAGCATATCTGAGGTATGACAAAACTGATTGTTCACCCTACCTCCCAAGGAGTTAGGAGGAGCAACAGACAAGTAATTCCAGCTCCACACACACATTGACTGAGTATCTCTCTACCAGATTCCAACTGCTGATTCATGTTTGGACATAAATACTGTAAATCTACCAAAGAAAGGTCTGTTAATTGCTCACTTGAATATATGCAGTTCAAGGAACAAAATTCATGAAATATGCTGTCTAGTGCAGTTAAACAATATTCATGTATTGGCAATATCAGAGACTCACTTGGACTCTTCTTTTGAGGATGCTGAGATCTCTGTACATGGATACAATTTGTTCAGGAGGGACAGAAATAGATATGGGGGCGCAGTTGCAGTTTACATCCAGAATCATATTCCAGCAAAACAACGTAAGGACTTCATGTTGAATGGATTAGAGGCACTATGGGTACCGGTGGATTTACCACATTTGAAACCTAAACTAGTTGGTTGCTGCTATAGGCCACCTGGTGCTGATGTGAAATATATTGATGTAATTTGCGAAATGTTGCATAAGGTATCTGATGAAAATAGGGAAATATATTCCAATGAGAAAGAAACGTATTTCTGTTgcgaatgtacagttgaagttggaagtttaaatgtatttggctaaggtgtatgtaaactcagtttttcacaaattccctctcttaggtcagttaggatcaccacttaattttaaaagtgtgaaatgtcagaataacagtagagagaataattttttatttcagcttttatttctttcatcatattcccagtgggtcagaagtttacatacactcaattagtatttggtagcatttcctttatattgtttaacttcggtcaaacgtttcaggtagccttccacaagcttcccacaataagttgggggaattttggcccattcctcctgagctggtgtaactgagtcagatttgtaggcctccttgctcgcacacgctttttcagttctgcccacacattttcgtTAGGAATGAGGTcgtggctttgtgatggctactccaataccttgactttgttgtcctttagccat
Proteins encoded:
- the ldhd gene encoding LOW QUALITY PROTEIN: probable D-lactate dehydrogenase, mitochondrial (The sequence of the model RefSeq protein was modified relative to this genomic sequence to represent the inferred CDS: deleted 1 base in 1 codon), whose product is MTFALRPTRRLYAHLSTSNFVQCRTIKKERTLKNGGWERVILAFRSVCGEDGVSLGEAVREQHGRDESVHRCCPPDVVVWPRSVEEVSALAKICHHHHLPIIPFGTGTGLEGGVGALKGGVCFSLRNMDRVLDLHQEDFDVSVEPGVTRKGLNSYLRDTGLWFPVDPGADASLCGMAATSASGTNAVRYGTMRENVLNLEVVLADGSIIHTAGRGRRPRKTSAGYNLTNLFVGSEGTLGVITKTTLRLYGVPEAMVSAVCTFPSVQAAVDSTVQVLQTGVPIARIEFLDDVMIDACNSFNSLSYPVAPTLFLEFHGTEKSVEEQVTVTEEITQANGGSDFSWARDAETRGRLWKARHDAWYAALALRPGCKAYSTDVCVPLSRLPQIIVETKEDLMLNGLTGPIAGHVGDGNFHCIMVMDPNDQDEVIRVHEFTERLARRALALDGTCTGEHGVGLGKRALLREEMGPLAIEVMQGLKATLDPKNLMNPGKVL